Proteins from a single region of Thermococcus sp. M36:
- a CDS encoding DUF5655 domain-containing protein, which produces WHYCAKVNIGDLFKGKDEELEFVFDKLLSEIIDWENVTVSATKNCIVFVHNKTFLIVKPMKTQLDLKFYSEKEHTNFPIIKSILWNSKFENHIRVAKLEELNERVFAFIKKSYKLS; this is translated from the coding sequence TGGCACTATTGTGCTAAAGTGAATATCGGCGACCTTTTTAAAGGTAAAGATGAAGAGTTGGAGTTTGTTTTCGATAAATTATTATCTGAAATAATTGATTGGGAAAATGTAACCGTAAGTGCTACTAAAAACTGTATTGTGTTTGTACATAACAAAACTTTTTTAATAGTAAAACCTATGAAAACGCAGTTAGATTTAAAATTTTACAGTGAAAAGGAACACACCAATTTTCCAATTATCAAAAGCATACTTTGGAACAGCAAATTCGAAAACCATATTCGTGTTGCCAAATTAGAAGAACTGAATGAAAGAGTATTTGCATTCATAAAAAAATCGTATAAACTATCCTGA